One segment of Pontibacter akesuensis DNA contains the following:
- a CDS encoding RluA family pseudouridine synthase has translation MKYPVFEDLIIFENDDYVVVNKPPFLATLEDRTPNSTNLLKIARQYNPDLQACHRLDKDTSGCLAFAKNAEAYRHLSMQFEAREVYKVYHAVAWGTHKFEEKLVSRAILANAKGVAKLAPQGKPAETYFNTIETYSRHTLVECLPVTGRLHQIRVHLAFLGAPIVGDKLYGGEDLFLSSLKRKFNLKQNTEELPLIKRFALHSFNLGFLLLNEEPVKIEAPYPKDFAVLVKQLRAS, from the coding sequence ATGAAATACCCGGTTTTCGAAGACCTGATCATATTTGAGAATGACGATTACGTGGTGGTGAACAAGCCGCCCTTCCTGGCGACGCTGGAAGACCGCACACCAAACTCCACGAACCTGCTGAAGATTGCCCGCCAGTACAACCCGGACCTGCAGGCCTGCCACCGCCTGGATAAGGACACCTCGGGCTGCCTGGCTTTTGCCAAAAATGCCGAAGCCTACCGCCACCTGTCGATGCAGTTTGAGGCGCGCGAAGTATACAAAGTATACCACGCTGTGGCTTGGGGCACCCACAAGTTTGAGGAAAAGCTGGTGAGCCGCGCTATTCTAGCCAATGCGAAAGGGGTGGCCAAACTGGCGCCGCAGGGCAAGCCCGCCGAAACATATTTCAACACGATTGAAACCTACAGCCGCCATACCTTGGTGGAGTGCCTCCCGGTAACCGGTCGACTGCACCAGATACGCGTGCACCTGGCTTTTCTGGGAGCGCCCATTGTAGGCGATAAACTGTACGGAGGCGAGGATCTGTTTTTGAGCAGCCTCAAACGCAAATTCAACCTGAAGCAGAACACAGAAGAATTACCACTGATAAAGCGCTTTGCCCTCCATTCGTTTAACCTCGGCTTTTTGCTGCTGAACGAGGAGCCGGTAAAAATAGAGGCCCCTTACCCGAAAGACTTTGCCGTACTGGTAAAGCAGCTGCGGGCGAGTTAG
- a CDS encoding NAD(P)H-quinone oxidoreductase: MKAILVKEPGGPEQLVLGEYETPQPQPDELLVKVHATALNRADTLQRQGKYPPPAGASPLLGLEVAGEVVEAGSNCTKYKTGDKVFGLLPGGGYAEYAVIQEAMAMRVPANLSMEEAAAIPEVFLTAFQALIWLGKLQEGERVLLHAGASGVGTAAIQLARATKAEVIVTASKQKLQACLDLGTHKAIDYKASNFEEEVLAHTNGEGVDVIIDFIAGPYFKQNINCLRLDGRMVLLASLGGGKVEEFDLRKILAKRLQIMGSTLRSRSPEYQVQLTQEVAQFAMPHFERGEIKPVVDSVYDWQDVAEAHRYMEENRNIGKIVLRVR, from the coding sequence ATGAAAGCCATACTTGTAAAAGAACCCGGTGGACCAGAACAACTTGTGCTGGGGGAATACGAAACCCCACAGCCACAGCCCGATGAGCTGCTGGTGAAAGTACACGCCACCGCCCTGAACCGCGCCGACACGCTGCAGCGGCAGGGCAAATACCCGCCACCCGCCGGGGCAAGTCCGCTGCTGGGCCTGGAGGTAGCCGGAGAGGTAGTGGAGGCTGGCTCAAACTGCACGAAGTACAAAACAGGCGACAAGGTGTTTGGCCTGCTGCCCGGTGGCGGCTACGCTGAGTACGCGGTGATACAGGAAGCCATGGCCATGCGGGTGCCAGCCAACCTAAGTATGGAAGAAGCTGCAGCGATTCCGGAGGTGTTCCTGACGGCTTTTCAGGCGCTGATCTGGCTCGGGAAGCTGCAGGAAGGAGAGCGGGTGCTGCTCCATGCCGGGGCCAGCGGCGTTGGCACAGCTGCCATCCAATTGGCTCGGGCCACGAAGGCAGAAGTCATCGTAACGGCATCAAAGCAAAAGCTGCAGGCCTGCCTGGATTTGGGTACCCACAAGGCCATTGATTACAAAGCCAGTAATTTTGAGGAGGAGGTGCTGGCGCATACCAACGGCGAAGGCGTGGATGTAATAATTGATTTCATTGCCGGGCCATACTTCAAGCAGAACATCAATTGCCTGCGGCTGGATGGGCGCATGGTGCTGTTGGCCAGCCTGGGTGGCGGAAAGGTGGAGGAGTTCGATCTGCGAAAGATACTGGCGAAGCGGTTGCAGATTATGGGCTCCACCCTCCGCTCCCGCAGCCCGGAGTACCAGGTGCAGCTCACGCAGGAAGTGGCCCAGTTTGCCATGCCCCATTTTGAGCGCGGGGAAATCAAGCCTGTGGTAGACTCTGTGTATGACTGGCAGGACGTGGCCGAGGCCCACCGCTACATGGAAGAGAACAGGAACATCGGGAAGATTGTGCTGCGGGTGCGTTAG
- the rpsI gene encoding 30S ribosomal protein S9: MEVINTSGRRKTSVARIYMTSGQGNITINGRDYKEYFPSEVLQTIVNQPFQTLESIGKYDVKANLRGGGVSGQAEALRLAISKALVVENAETKTALKKEGFITRDPRMVERKKFGKRKARRSFQFSKR; encoded by the coding sequence ATGGAAGTTATCAATACATCTGGTAGAAGAAAAACCTCGGTGGCACGCATCTACATGACGTCCGGGCAAGGGAATATCACTATTAACGGTAGAGATTACAAAGAGTATTTCCCTAGCGAAGTACTGCAAACTATCGTGAATCAGCCGTTTCAAACCTTGGAGTCAATTGGCAAGTACGATGTGAAAGCCAATCTAAGAGGTGGTGGTGTAAGCGGCCAGGCTGAAGCACTTAGACTTGCAATCTCTAAAGCACTGGTGGTAGAGAACGCCGAGACCAAAACAGCTCTTAAGAAAGAAGGTTTCATCACTAGAGACCCTCGTATGGTGGAGCGTAAGAAGTTCGGTAAGCGCAAAGCGCGTCGTTCGTTCCAGTTCAGTAAACGTTAA
- a CDS encoding BlaI/MecI/CopY family transcriptional regulator produces MEKLTQQEEEAMQVIWETGSGFIKDFLEKMPEPKPPYTTLASTVKNLEKKGFLESEKLGNSYRYQPLLKAEDYKKRFMKGFVGDYFKSSYKELVAFFAKEQQISAEELKEIIQMIENKKPE; encoded by the coding sequence ATGGAAAAGCTGACACAACAAGAGGAAGAGGCCATGCAGGTAATCTGGGAAACCGGGAGTGGCTTCATCAAGGATTTCTTAGAAAAGATGCCTGAACCAAAGCCGCCTTATACTACGCTGGCCTCCACGGTGAAGAACCTGGAGAAGAAGGGATTTCTGGAAAGCGAGAAGTTGGGCAACTCCTACCGCTACCAGCCCCTGCTAAAAGCGGAGGATTACAAGAAGCGCTTTATGAAAGGGTTTGTAGGCGACTACTTCAAGAGTTCTTACAAGGAACTGGTGGCTTTCTTCGCGAAGGAACAGCAGATCAGCGCTGAAGAACTGAAAGAGATTATTCAAATGATCGAAAACAAAAAGCCCGAATGA
- a CDS encoding M56 family metallopeptidase, whose translation MPTLLLYLLKVNVALVLFYLAYHLVLRRLTFYHLNRLFLVFAVLFSSLYPFVDLAELFGQQQELVSAYAVTVPAHWMTATNLPAQETAFDYWQIPIILFWAGVAVMAFRLLLQFVSLYQIHTSSEPKAYKSISFRQIRNISQAFSFWQTIYLNPAQHRNEELEAILRHEQIHVRGWHTLDVLLAELSTVFYWFNPGVWLMKKAIKENLEFIADQHVVSAGVDRKAYQYLILKALATPEPQLANQFNFPSLKRRIAMMNKVPTRKAHQLRLLIALPLAAVLLLAFRSASEPIDKFVDEMSLVDTGNATTNTSSQGLSKDYEDFFRRNLNVTEIAWLPDDLTGSGNRFERIMIGSRNSFEVFGLKKESDMSRFVTKYGNLPTAPADPSNIIQIWKSSGKIVIGVKAGAEEAYTFGDKEKQTPAQDGDGKLPKALVDLLMNNPAVKNVKGKIVENRNAIVINLKGGGTEVYYLDSTESIAALKRKYELPELPPPPPPVRDAAELPAPPPPPAPAAPDAPAAPAPAAPDAEVLPPPPPPAPAELKAYFPDGVIYYVDGKEDKNETYKQLDPKQIHSINVYKGESAQKVFGKKAAKGVISIITEKNKDSRQVQEFKEKFPALPAPPPPAPAEEQLPPPPPPVKVDADEAFTYVMGVTDAFYQNEANLPEDHKAFLKRNPEVKHVGFKFNNRKEFDLLSFVVYLKSGGVEEYKYNGSKTIPAAESKYGKLPGLPAPPPPTRAK comes from the coding sequence ATGCCAACCCTGCTCCTCTACCTGCTTAAAGTGAATGTGGCCCTGGTGCTGTTTTACCTGGCTTACCACCTGGTCCTGCGCCGGCTCACGTTTTACCACCTCAACCGCCTGTTCCTGGTATTTGCCGTGCTGTTCTCCTCGCTTTATCCTTTTGTTGATCTGGCGGAGCTGTTTGGGCAGCAACAGGAGCTGGTAAGCGCTTATGCTGTTACGGTACCCGCCCATTGGATGACAGCAACGAACCTACCTGCCCAGGAAACCGCTTTCGATTACTGGCAGATACCAATTATACTGTTTTGGGCAGGAGTGGCAGTGATGGCTTTTCGGCTGCTGCTGCAGTTCGTGTCGTTGTACCAAATCCACACTTCCTCCGAGCCAAAAGCCTACAAAAGCATCTCGTTTCGCCAGATCAGAAATATCAGCCAGGCCTTTTCCTTCTGGCAAACCATTTACCTGAACCCGGCCCAGCACCGAAACGAAGAGTTGGAGGCGATTCTGCGGCATGAGCAGATCCATGTACGAGGCTGGCATACGCTCGATGTGCTGCTGGCCGAGCTAAGCACGGTTTTCTACTGGTTTAACCCGGGCGTGTGGCTCATGAAAAAAGCCATTAAAGAAAACCTGGAGTTTATTGCCGACCAGCACGTGGTGAGCGCCGGAGTAGACAGAAAGGCTTACCAGTACCTTATCCTGAAAGCCCTGGCTACACCAGAGCCACAGCTTGCCAACCAGTTTAACTTTCCATCACTTAAAAGAAGAATAGCCATGATGAACAAAGTACCGACAAGAAAAGCCCACCAACTGCGGCTGCTGATTGCGCTTCCACTGGCTGCCGTGTTACTGCTCGCTTTTAGAAGTGCCAGTGAGCCAATTGATAAATTTGTAGATGAAATGTCATTAGTGGACACAGGGAATGCTACCACAAATACAAGTAGCCAGGGTTTATCAAAAGATTATGAAGATTTTTTTAGGCGTAACCTTAATGTAACTGAAATTGCTTGGTTACCTGATGATTTAACAGGAAGTGGAAATAGATTTGAGCGCATAATGATCGGGAGCCGAAATAGTTTTGAAGTTTTCGGATTAAAAAAGGAAAGTGACATGTCCAGGTTTGTTACTAAATATGGAAACCTTCCCACCGCTCCAGCAGATCCATCTAATATCATACAAATCTGGAAATCGAGCGGCAAAATAGTAATTGGCGTGAAGGCCGGCGCAGAGGAAGCATATACTTTTGGAGATAAGGAAAAGCAAACACCAGCCCAAGACGGCGATGGTAAGCTTCCTAAAGCACTTGTTGATTTACTGATGAACAACCCTGCCGTGAAAAACGTGAAGGGAAAAATAGTGGAGAACAGAAATGCAATCGTGATTAACCTAAAAGGTGGTGGAACCGAAGTATACTACCTGGACAGTACAGAAAGTATAGCTGCCCTCAAGCGCAAGTACGAGCTACCGGAACTACCTCCGCCGCCACCGCCTGTCCGAGATGCAGCTGAACTACCCGCACCGCCGCCACCGCCTGCACCGGCAGCCCCGGACGCACCAGCAGCTCCTGCACCGGCAGCTCCGGATGCCGAAGTGTTGCCTCCACCTCCACCGCCTGCTCCAGCCGAGTTAAAGGCTTACTTCCCCGATGGCGTTATCTACTACGTTGATGGGAAGGAAGACAAAAACGAGACCTACAAGCAACTAGACCCGAAGCAGATCCACAGCATAAATGTGTACAAAGGCGAAAGCGCGCAGAAGGTATTCGGCAAAAAAGCAGCAAAGGGAGTAATATCCATTATAACTGAAAAGAACAAAGACTCTAGACAGGTACAGGAGTTCAAGGAGAAGTTCCCTGCTTTGCCAGCACCGCCACCACCAGCCCCTGCTGAAGAGCAATTGCCTCCCCCACCTCCGCCCGTGAAAGTAGATGCTGATGAAGCGTTTACTTATGTGATGGGTGTGACGGACGCATTTTACCAGAATGAGGCAAACCTGCCAGAAGACCACAAGGCTTTTCTGAAAAGAAACCCTGAAGTGAAGCACGTCGGATTTAAGTTTAACAACCGAAAGGAGTTTGATTTGCTATCTTTTGTAGTTTACCTGAAATCTGGCGGTGTGGAAGAGTATAAGTATAACGGAAGCAAAACGATTCCGGCTGCCGAGAGCAAGTACGGAAAGCTGCCTGGACTTCCTGCTCCACCGCCGCCCACCAGAGCGAAGTAG
- the rplM gene encoding 50S ribosomal protein L13, whose amino-acid sequence MDHLSYKTLNVSKKTANKGWVIVDAGQGSLGRVASEVAKILKGKNKPSYTPYADCGDNVIVINADDTRFTGRKWDQKYYLTHSGYPGGQKRTSPRELKAKSSTLLVERAVRGMLPKNRLGRELFRNLHVFTGSEHPFAAQQPKELTLNI is encoded by the coding sequence ATGGATCATTTAAGTTATAAGACCCTTAACGTCAGCAAGAAAACCGCCAACAAAGGCTGGGTGATTGTTGATGCGGGGCAAGGAAGCTTGGGTCGTGTGGCATCAGAGGTTGCCAAGATCCTGAAGGGCAAAAACAAGCCTTCATACACTCCTTACGCTGACTGCGGAGACAATGTGATTGTTATCAATGCTGATGACACACGTTTCACTGGCCGCAAGTGGGACCAGAAGTACTACCTGACACACTCTGGGTATCCAGGTGGCCAGAAGAGAACTTCTCCACGTGAGCTAAAGGCAAAATCATCTACGCTGCTTGTAGAGCGCGCTGTTCGTGGCATGTTGCCTAAAAACAGACTGGGCCGTGAGCTGTTTAGAAATCTTCATGTTTTCACAGGAAGCGAGCATCCTTTTGCCGCTCAGCAGCCTAAAGAATTAACCCTCAATATCTAA